A single genomic interval of Pseudochaenichthys georgianus chromosome 3, fPseGeo1.2, whole genome shotgun sequence harbors:
- the nfat5b gene encoding nuclear factor of activated T-cells 5 isoform X1, which translates to MPSDFISLFSGDLDLNSPRSLYSKESAYELLPKELQLPFSTQQKPKIMSQKSGGEAGPPPSAAVASDAMSSSVTMEGPRSAFPTSSSPTMHSSASATDRNAVHGGNVDPEDCRSSRVVPEVVGAEGGNGNSSNGGNCRGSSEQGGGRGVTSQEAQLHHQMTPSKRHTVLNISPPPQDLFDTSQMSCQDETSLDSEQSNSIWMEDSLSNFSIMSTVSYNDNTEVPRKSRKRTPRQRPGPKSRPAGETSMDVFDADSAKGPHFVLSQLGPDNKTGSKGSSDDPQTTHHKGGALSMQFPQKSEGKELKIVVQPETQHRARYLTEGSRGSVKDRTQQGFPTIKLEGVNEPVVLQVFVGNDTGRVKPHGFYQACRVTGRNTTACKEVDIDGTIVIEVSLDPSTNMKLAVDCVGILKLRNADVEARIGVAGSKKKSTRARLVFRVNIPRADGSVLTLQTPSSPILCTQPAGVPEILKKSLHTCSVRGGEEVFIIGKNFLKDTKVIFQENISDDKSWKAEAEIDMELFHQNHLIVKVPPYQNQAITSPACVAIYVVTNAGRSHDVQPFTYTPDSAINDVAVKKEAPSPVNTCSFDEVVDGALMPSMLPLVKREDVTPMEVTSNLQSSGVFKQTGDLCPAQQNPDMTAGHKNRVFSNNLSQPAGDPDKGQAPVFPNTEPLSTIQKQDIAPASSFSVPADSLLQQGSQQFLLEPREGLGQERPGNGSGSVGRLCGEPAPQQQQLPMFPPDEVAQLEEAVRQLKAKGFCNLSLQSDNSMAKQQQQHIQHQIQKQQIQQQQIQQQHLQQHQQQQQQNLQQQLFQSQIQMQCGMFQEPPQAKNAEQQGPSQGVVTNQGTLFQQAQQLQQQQQQQAALFQQASDLLSIQTNFLQQSPSHPSPPMFHNPSSLAESQDPQGGLFQKASQEQVQAALFQNTMTVLQSPDQQPSTPGLFLPQTSLPSQLATSSAQQQQQQQQQQQQQQQQQLAFLTALQTPSPEPQSVFQAQAQLSPIQQRSPMEQQQPPQPQPHTQPAQQVSLFQNITQHPSSNTLSPGQQQQQAGLLFCNSPLSSPDQASSLLFGGQGQMPPLTSSSLVSQEPQNPSMLFSQASMVAVNQQDRSEPMALGNPTDRRQQVMFQEQQPMQLGSSSNSRQEQPVGLFMPQSNMGSLQGGLAAQELAQSAMFASQNGVANLQPTTSSPVQQPGTLFQSAVGGSINQPSQPQQQPGLFLFGIQNECGQLMNTPGNTLSDQIIAISQSGQNQRESDAHIQSLLCQSLSQSGPVQNSMNSPQNMEKIDDLLVSLQESGSNLTRSY; encoded by the exons AATCAGCGTATGAACTTCTTCCCAAGGAGCTACAGTTGCCTTTCTCCACTCAGCAGAAGCCAAAAATCATGAGTCAAAAGAGCGGCGGAGAGGCAGGGCCTCCCCCTTCAGCTGCTGTTGCATCAG ATGCCATGTCCTCCTCTGTGACCATGGAAGGCCCCCGCAGTGCTTTTCCCACCTCTTCCAGCCCCACCATGCATTCCAGCGCTTCGGCCACTGACCGGAACGCGGTGCACGGCGGCAATGTTGACCCGGAGGACTGCAGGAGTAGCAGAGTAGTTCCAGAGGTTGTGGGAGCAGAAGGTGGGAATGGCAACAGCAGCAATGGTGGTAACTGCAGAGGCAGCAGTGAgcaaggaggaggaagaggagtaaCATCCCAGGAGGCACAACTACATCACCAGATGACCCCATCGAAGCGCCACACTGTACTGAATATTTCGCCGCCTCCGCAAGACCTGTTTGATACCAGCCAGATGTCCTGCCAGGATGAAACATCCCTGGACTCAGAGCAGAGTAACAGCATTTGGATGGAGGACTCTCTGTCCAACTTTAGCATTATGAGCACTGTCTCCTACAATGACAACACAGAGGTGCCAAGGAAGTCCCGCAAACGTACCCCTCGGCAGAGGCCTGGTCCCAAGTCTCGGCCAGCAGGGGAAACCAGCATGGACGTGTTTGATGCAGACAGTGCCAAAGGGCCACACTTTGTCCTGTCACAGCTCGGCCCTGACAACAAGACGGGATCCAAAGGAAG CTCTGATGATCCTCAGACAACTCACCACAAAGGAGGCGCGCTGTCGATGCAATTCCCACAGAAGAGTGAGGGGAAGGAGCTGAAGATCGTTGTGCAGCCGGAGACTCAGCACCGAGCTCGATATCTGACTGAAGGCAGCAGAGGGTCCGTGAAGGACCGCACTCAGCAGGGCTTCCCTACTATTAAG CTGGAGGGAGTGAATGAGCCAGTggttttgcaggtgtttgtgggTAATGACACCGGGCGCGTTAAGCCTCATGGTTTTTACCAAGCGTGCAGGGTGACCGGCCGCAACACTACCGCCTGCAAAGAGGTGGACATCGATGGCACCATTGTCATCGAGGTGTCCCTGGATCCAAGCACTAACATGAAACTAGC GGTGGACTGTGTTGGGATCTTGAAGCTCCGTAACGCTGATGTCGAGGCTCGCATTGGTGTTGCGGGATCAAAGAAAAAGAGTACACGTGCACGGCTGGTGTTTAGGGTCAACATCCCCCGTGCAGATGGATCAGTGCTCACTCTGCAGACCCCTTCTTCTCCAATCCTGTGTA CTCAGCCTGCAGGAGTGCCTGAAATCCTGAAGAAGTCACTACACACTTGTTCAGTGAGAGGTGGAGAAGAGGTCTTTATTATTGGAAAAAACTTTCTTAAAGACACCAAAGTCATATTTCAGGAGAATATCTCTG ACGATAAATCCTGGAAGGCAGAGGCTGAAATCGACATGGAGTTGTTTCACCAG AATCATCTGATAGTGAAGGTTCCTCCGTACCAAAACCAAGCCATCACCTCCCCTGCGTGTGTGGCAATATATGTGGTGACGAATGCTGGGAGATCCCATGATGTTCAGCCGTTTACTTACACTCCAGATTCAG CAATAAATGATGTTGCCGTGAAGAAAGAGGCGCCTTCTCCAGTGAATACTTGTTCATTTGATGAAG TTGTAGATGGCGCCTTGATGCCTTCAATGTTGCCTTTAGTGAAGCGAGAAGATGTCACTCCGATGGAGGTCACCAGCAACCTCCAATCTTCTGGTGTATTTAAG CAGACAGGCGACCTGTGTCCAGCCCAGCAGAACCCAGACATGACTGCAGGACATAAAAACAGAGTGTTCTCCAACAACCTGTCTCAGCCCGCAGGCGACCCTGACAAAGGCCAGGCTCCTGTCTTTCCCAACACAGAGCCCTTAAGCACGATCCAGAAGCAGGACATTGCACCCGCCAGCTCTTTCTCTGTGCCCGCCGACTCTCTGCTGCAGCAGGGATCCCAGCAGTTCCTCCTGGAGCCCAGAGAGGGCCTCGGGCAGGAGAGGCCCGGTAACGGCTCTGGATCTGTGGGGAGGCTGTGTGGAGAGCCTGCGCCTCAACAGCAGCAACTCCCAATGTTCCCTCCAGACGAAGTAGCCCAGCTGGAGGAGGCAGTGAGGCAACTGAAAGCCAAAGGGTTCTGTAACCTATCACTTCAGTCTGACAACTCAATGGCaaaacagcagcaacaacacatCCAGCATCAGATCCAAAAACAGCAAATTCAGCAGCAACAAATCCAGCAACAACATCTTCAACAGcatcagcagcaacagcagcagaaTCTACAACAGCAGCTGTTTCAGTCACAGATCCAGATGCAGTGCGGCATGTTTCAGGAGCCCCCCCAGGCCAAGAACGCAGAGCAGCAGGGCCCCTCACAAGGAGTGgtgacaaaccaggggactctCTTCCAGCAGGCCCAACAgctgcagcagcaacagcagcagcaagcaGCTCTCTTTCAGCAGGCCAGTGACCTGCTCTCTATTCAGACCAACTTCCTCCAGCAGTCACCCTCACACCCTTCCCCACCCATGTTTCACAATCCTAGTTCTTTGGCAGAATCACAAGACCCTCAGGGGGGGTTGTTTCAGAAAGCCTCACAGGAGCAGGTCCAGGCCGCTCTTTTTCAAAACACCATGACAGTTCTACAGTCTCCAGACCAGCAGCCCTCAACCCCGGGACTTTTCCTCCCTCAGACATCCCTGCCCTCTCAGCTTGCAACCAGTAGTgctcaacagcagcagcagcagcagcagcagcaacaacaacaacaacaacaacaactggccTTCCTCACTGCTCTACAAACGCCTTCCCCTGAACCACAATCAGTATTTCAGGCTCAGGCCCAGCTTTCCCCCATCCAACAGAGAAGCCCCatggagcagcagcagccccccCAGCCTCAGCCTCACACACAGCCAGCCCAGCAGGTCTCGCTGTTTCAGAACATCACACAGCATCCATCTTCAAACACACTGTCTCCaggtcagcagcagcagcaggctggccTACTGTTCTGCAACAGCCCTCTGTCCTCTCCAGATCAGGCCTCCAGCCTCCTGTTCGGCGGCCAGGGCCAGATGCCCCCGCTGACTAGCAGCAGTCTCGTTTCCCAAGAGCCCCAAAACCCCTCAATGCTCTTTTCCCAAGCCAGCATGGTGGCAGTTAACCAGCAGGACCGCTCTGAGCCCATGGCCCTGGGGAACCCCACAGATCGAAGGCAGCAAGTCATGTTTCAGGAGCAGCAGCCGATGCAGCTGGGCAGCAGTTCAAACAGCCGGCAGGAGCAGCCTGTGGGCCTCTTTATGCCTCAGTCCAACATGGGGTCTCTGCAGGGGGGGCTGGCCGCTCAGGAGCTCGCACAGTCAGCCATGTTCGCCTCGCAGAATGGCGTGGCTAACCTCCAGCCGACCACCTCGTCGCCAGTTCAACAGCCCGGGACGCTGTTTCAGAGCGCTGTGGGTGGGAGCATCAATCAGCCCAGCCAGCCGCAGCAGCAGCCTGGCCTCTTCCTGTTCGGGATTCAGAACG AATGTGGCCAGCTGATGAACACTCCTGGGAACACGCTGTCGGATCAGATCATCGCCATCAGCCAGTCGGGTCAGAACCAGAGAGAGAGCGACGCACACATCCAGTCGCTGCTCTGCCAGTCTCTGTCTCAGAGCGGGCCGGTGCAGAACAGCATGAACTCTCCTCAGAACATGGAGAAGATCGACGACCTGCTGGTCAGCCTGCAGGAGTCGGGCAGCAACTTAACTCGTTCCTACTGA
- the nfat5b gene encoding nuclear factor of activated T-cells 5 isoform X2 — protein MPSDFISLFSGDLDLNSPRSLYSKESAYELLPKELQLPFSTQQKPKIMSQKSGGEAGPPPSAAVASDAMSSSVTMEGPRSAFPTSSSPTMHSSASATDRNAVHGGNVDPEDCRSSRVVPEVVGAEGGNGNSSNGGNCRGSSEQGGGRGVTSQEAQLHHQMTPSKRHTVLNISPPPQDLFDTSQMSCQDETSLDSEQSNSIWMEDSLSNFSIMSTVSYNDNTEVPRKSRKRTPRQRPGPKSRPAGETSMDVFDADSAKGPHFVLSQLGPDNKTGSKGSSDDPQTTHHKGGALSMQFPQKSEGKELKIVVQPETQHRARYLTEGSRGSVKDRTQQGFPTIKLEGVNEPVVLQVFVGNDTGRVKPHGFYQACRVTGRNTTACKEVDIDGTIVIEVSLDPSTNMKLAVDCVGILKLRNADVEARIGVAGSKKKSTRARLVFRVNIPRADGSVLTLQTPSSPILCTQPAGVPEILKKSLHTCSVRGGEEVFIIGKNFLKDTKVIFQENISDDKSWKAEAEIDMELFHQNHLIVKVPPYQNQAITSPACVAIYVVTNAGRSHDVQPFTYTPDSAINDVAVKKEAPSPVNTCSFDEVVDGALMPSMLPLVKREDVTPMEVTSNLQSSGVFKTGDLCPAQQNPDMTAGHKNRVFSNNLSQPAGDPDKGQAPVFPNTEPLSTIQKQDIAPASSFSVPADSLLQQGSQQFLLEPREGLGQERPGNGSGSVGRLCGEPAPQQQQLPMFPPDEVAQLEEAVRQLKAKGFCNLSLQSDNSMAKQQQQHIQHQIQKQQIQQQQIQQQHLQQHQQQQQQNLQQQLFQSQIQMQCGMFQEPPQAKNAEQQGPSQGVVTNQGTLFQQAQQLQQQQQQQAALFQQASDLLSIQTNFLQQSPSHPSPPMFHNPSSLAESQDPQGGLFQKASQEQVQAALFQNTMTVLQSPDQQPSTPGLFLPQTSLPSQLATSSAQQQQQQQQQQQQQQQQQLAFLTALQTPSPEPQSVFQAQAQLSPIQQRSPMEQQQPPQPQPHTQPAQQVSLFQNITQHPSSNTLSPGQQQQQAGLLFCNSPLSSPDQASSLLFGGQGQMPPLTSSSLVSQEPQNPSMLFSQASMVAVNQQDRSEPMALGNPTDRRQQVMFQEQQPMQLGSSSNSRQEQPVGLFMPQSNMGSLQGGLAAQELAQSAMFASQNGVANLQPTTSSPVQQPGTLFQSAVGGSINQPSQPQQQPGLFLFGIQNECGQLMNTPGNTLSDQIIAISQSGQNQRESDAHIQSLLCQSLSQSGPVQNSMNSPQNMEKIDDLLVSLQESGSNLTRSY, from the exons AATCAGCGTATGAACTTCTTCCCAAGGAGCTACAGTTGCCTTTCTCCACTCAGCAGAAGCCAAAAATCATGAGTCAAAAGAGCGGCGGAGAGGCAGGGCCTCCCCCTTCAGCTGCTGTTGCATCAG ATGCCATGTCCTCCTCTGTGACCATGGAAGGCCCCCGCAGTGCTTTTCCCACCTCTTCCAGCCCCACCATGCATTCCAGCGCTTCGGCCACTGACCGGAACGCGGTGCACGGCGGCAATGTTGACCCGGAGGACTGCAGGAGTAGCAGAGTAGTTCCAGAGGTTGTGGGAGCAGAAGGTGGGAATGGCAACAGCAGCAATGGTGGTAACTGCAGAGGCAGCAGTGAgcaaggaggaggaagaggagtaaCATCCCAGGAGGCACAACTACATCACCAGATGACCCCATCGAAGCGCCACACTGTACTGAATATTTCGCCGCCTCCGCAAGACCTGTTTGATACCAGCCAGATGTCCTGCCAGGATGAAACATCCCTGGACTCAGAGCAGAGTAACAGCATTTGGATGGAGGACTCTCTGTCCAACTTTAGCATTATGAGCACTGTCTCCTACAATGACAACACAGAGGTGCCAAGGAAGTCCCGCAAACGTACCCCTCGGCAGAGGCCTGGTCCCAAGTCTCGGCCAGCAGGGGAAACCAGCATGGACGTGTTTGATGCAGACAGTGCCAAAGGGCCACACTTTGTCCTGTCACAGCTCGGCCCTGACAACAAGACGGGATCCAAAGGAAG CTCTGATGATCCTCAGACAACTCACCACAAAGGAGGCGCGCTGTCGATGCAATTCCCACAGAAGAGTGAGGGGAAGGAGCTGAAGATCGTTGTGCAGCCGGAGACTCAGCACCGAGCTCGATATCTGACTGAAGGCAGCAGAGGGTCCGTGAAGGACCGCACTCAGCAGGGCTTCCCTACTATTAAG CTGGAGGGAGTGAATGAGCCAGTggttttgcaggtgtttgtgggTAATGACACCGGGCGCGTTAAGCCTCATGGTTTTTACCAAGCGTGCAGGGTGACCGGCCGCAACACTACCGCCTGCAAAGAGGTGGACATCGATGGCACCATTGTCATCGAGGTGTCCCTGGATCCAAGCACTAACATGAAACTAGC GGTGGACTGTGTTGGGATCTTGAAGCTCCGTAACGCTGATGTCGAGGCTCGCATTGGTGTTGCGGGATCAAAGAAAAAGAGTACACGTGCACGGCTGGTGTTTAGGGTCAACATCCCCCGTGCAGATGGATCAGTGCTCACTCTGCAGACCCCTTCTTCTCCAATCCTGTGTA CTCAGCCTGCAGGAGTGCCTGAAATCCTGAAGAAGTCACTACACACTTGTTCAGTGAGAGGTGGAGAAGAGGTCTTTATTATTGGAAAAAACTTTCTTAAAGACACCAAAGTCATATTTCAGGAGAATATCTCTG ACGATAAATCCTGGAAGGCAGAGGCTGAAATCGACATGGAGTTGTTTCACCAG AATCATCTGATAGTGAAGGTTCCTCCGTACCAAAACCAAGCCATCACCTCCCCTGCGTGTGTGGCAATATATGTGGTGACGAATGCTGGGAGATCCCATGATGTTCAGCCGTTTACTTACACTCCAGATTCAG CAATAAATGATGTTGCCGTGAAGAAAGAGGCGCCTTCTCCAGTGAATACTTGTTCATTTGATGAAG TTGTAGATGGCGCCTTGATGCCTTCAATGTTGCCTTTAGTGAAGCGAGAAGATGTCACTCCGATGGAGGTCACCAGCAACCTCCAATCTTCTGGTGTATTTAAG ACAGGCGACCTGTGTCCAGCCCAGCAGAACCCAGACATGACTGCAGGACATAAAAACAGAGTGTTCTCCAACAACCTGTCTCAGCCCGCAGGCGACCCTGACAAAGGCCAGGCTCCTGTCTTTCCCAACACAGAGCCCTTAAGCACGATCCAGAAGCAGGACATTGCACCCGCCAGCTCTTTCTCTGTGCCCGCCGACTCTCTGCTGCAGCAGGGATCCCAGCAGTTCCTCCTGGAGCCCAGAGAGGGCCTCGGGCAGGAGAGGCCCGGTAACGGCTCTGGATCTGTGGGGAGGCTGTGTGGAGAGCCTGCGCCTCAACAGCAGCAACTCCCAATGTTCCCTCCAGACGAAGTAGCCCAGCTGGAGGAGGCAGTGAGGCAACTGAAAGCCAAAGGGTTCTGTAACCTATCACTTCAGTCTGACAACTCAATGGCaaaacagcagcaacaacacatCCAGCATCAGATCCAAAAACAGCAAATTCAGCAGCAACAAATCCAGCAACAACATCTTCAACAGcatcagcagcaacagcagcagaaTCTACAACAGCAGCTGTTTCAGTCACAGATCCAGATGCAGTGCGGCATGTTTCAGGAGCCCCCCCAGGCCAAGAACGCAGAGCAGCAGGGCCCCTCACAAGGAGTGgtgacaaaccaggggactctCTTCCAGCAGGCCCAACAgctgcagcagcaacagcagcagcaagcaGCTCTCTTTCAGCAGGCCAGTGACCTGCTCTCTATTCAGACCAACTTCCTCCAGCAGTCACCCTCACACCCTTCCCCACCCATGTTTCACAATCCTAGTTCTTTGGCAGAATCACAAGACCCTCAGGGGGGGTTGTTTCAGAAAGCCTCACAGGAGCAGGTCCAGGCCGCTCTTTTTCAAAACACCATGACAGTTCTACAGTCTCCAGACCAGCAGCCCTCAACCCCGGGACTTTTCCTCCCTCAGACATCCCTGCCCTCTCAGCTTGCAACCAGTAGTgctcaacagcagcagcagcagcagcagcagcaacaacaacaacaacaacaacaactggccTTCCTCACTGCTCTACAAACGCCTTCCCCTGAACCACAATCAGTATTTCAGGCTCAGGCCCAGCTTTCCCCCATCCAACAGAGAAGCCCCatggagcagcagcagccccccCAGCCTCAGCCTCACACACAGCCAGCCCAGCAGGTCTCGCTGTTTCAGAACATCACACAGCATCCATCTTCAAACACACTGTCTCCaggtcagcagcagcagcaggctggccTACTGTTCTGCAACAGCCCTCTGTCCTCTCCAGATCAGGCCTCCAGCCTCCTGTTCGGCGGCCAGGGCCAGATGCCCCCGCTGACTAGCAGCAGTCTCGTTTCCCAAGAGCCCCAAAACCCCTCAATGCTCTTTTCCCAAGCCAGCATGGTGGCAGTTAACCAGCAGGACCGCTCTGAGCCCATGGCCCTGGGGAACCCCACAGATCGAAGGCAGCAAGTCATGTTTCAGGAGCAGCAGCCGATGCAGCTGGGCAGCAGTTCAAACAGCCGGCAGGAGCAGCCTGTGGGCCTCTTTATGCCTCAGTCCAACATGGGGTCTCTGCAGGGGGGGCTGGCCGCTCAGGAGCTCGCACAGTCAGCCATGTTCGCCTCGCAGAATGGCGTGGCTAACCTCCAGCCGACCACCTCGTCGCCAGTTCAACAGCCCGGGACGCTGTTTCAGAGCGCTGTGGGTGGGAGCATCAATCAGCCCAGCCAGCCGCAGCAGCAGCCTGGCCTCTTCCTGTTCGGGATTCAGAACG AATGTGGCCAGCTGATGAACACTCCTGGGAACACGCTGTCGGATCAGATCATCGCCATCAGCCAGTCGGGTCAGAACCAGAGAGAGAGCGACGCACACATCCAGTCGCTGCTCTGCCAGTCTCTGTCTCAGAGCGGGCCGGTGCAGAACAGCATGAACTCTCCTCAGAACATGGAGAAGATCGACGACCTGCTGGTCAGCCTGCAGGAGTCGGGCAGCAACTTAACTCGTTCCTACTGA